In the Flavisolibacter tropicus genome, one interval contains:
- a CDS encoding response regulator, which produces MRTPIRLLIAEDHALFRSSIVWMLKNLHPDIEVIGEAQNGNDLIQKAEILKPDIVLTDIQMPIMDGLTATKIIRERFPTIQVIALSLLDEPQMVKAMREAGANGYLLKHSNPEEMLKAIREVYAGGNYYVAAVVPFLY; this is translated from the coding sequence GTGAGAACCCCTATTCGTCTCTTAATTGCAGAAGATCATGCGTTGTTTAGAAGCAGTATTGTTTGGATGTTGAAAAATCTGCACCCAGATATTGAAGTGATAGGCGAGGCGCAAAACGGCAATGATTTAATACAAAAAGCAGAAATCCTCAAACCAGATATTGTCTTAACCGATATCCAAATGCCCATTATGGATGGATTAACGGCTACCAAGATCATCAGAGAGCGCTTTCCAACAATTCAAGTTATTGCGCTTAGCCTCTTGGATGAACCTCAAATGGTAAAGGCCATGCGGGAAGCTGGAGCCAATGGATATCTTTTAAAGCACAGCAATCCGGAGGAGATGTTAAAGGCCATTAGAGAAGTATATGCTGGCGGTAATTATTATGTAGCAGCGGTTGTGCCTTTTCTTTATTAA
- a CDS encoding DUF3820 family protein, which yields MQIPQQPDASLLLDLVKTKMPFGKYKDRLLCDLPVSYLEWFSREGFPKGKLGMQLQTLYEIQLNGLGALLEPLKKM from the coding sequence ATGCAAATTCCTCAACAGCCAGATGCTTCACTTCTTTTAGACCTTGTAAAAACAAAAATGCCTTTTGGCAAATACAAGGATCGGCTGTTGTGCGACTTACCAGTATCGTATTTGGAATGGTTTAGCCGGGAAGGCTTTCCTAAAGGTAAGCTGGGTATGCAGTTGCAAACCCTCTACGAAATTCAGTTAAACGGCTTGGGTGCTTTATTAGAGCCACTAAAAAAGATGTAA